The following proteins are co-located in the Euzebyales bacterium genome:
- a CDS encoding nucleotide exchange factor GrpE: protein MTDAPKDHDAGAADAQTAPDGAAGETAVDGQPVTGSDGADASGGQVDPALAGVTAALEQVTRERDTYLDHLRRERAEFENFRRRSQKERMEALDRGAEALAVQLLSVLDNFGYVLEAAKDADDAVAKGVRMVHTELREVLERAGLEDVPGVDAPFDPTWHDAVMQVDGETTDDGEPRVAQVLRNGYRFKGRVLRPATVAVTQ from the coding sequence GTGACCGACGCACCCAAGGACCATGACGCCGGCGCGGCCGACGCACAGACCGCGCCGGACGGCGCCGCTGGCGAGACGGCCGTCGACGGCCAGCCGGTGACCGGGTCCGATGGTGCCGACGCGAGCGGCGGCCAGGTCGACCCGGCGCTGGCCGGGGTCACGGCGGCGCTCGAGCAGGTGACGCGTGAGCGCGACACCTACCTGGACCACCTGCGGCGCGAGCGCGCGGAGTTCGAGAACTTCCGCCGGCGCAGCCAGAAGGAGCGCATGGAGGCGCTCGATCGTGGTGCCGAGGCGCTCGCCGTGCAGCTGCTGAGCGTGCTCGACAACTTCGGCTACGTGCTCGAGGCCGCCAAGGACGCCGACGACGCCGTCGCCAAGGGCGTCCGCATGGTCCACACTGAGTTGCGGGAGGTCCTCGAGCGCGCAGGCCTCGAGGACGTGCCCGGCGTCGACGCGCCGTTCGACCCGACCTGGCACGACGCCGTCATGCAGGTCGACGGCGAGACGACGGACGACGGCGAGCCCAGGGTGGCGCAGGTGCTGCGCAACGGCTACCGCTTCAAGGGACGGGTTCTGCGGCCGGCAACGGTCGCCGTCACCCAGTAG
- the dnaJ gene encoding molecular chaperone DnaJ: MSQRDYVEKDYYRALGVDEKAEQAEIAKAYRRLARELHPDANPDNPDAETRFKEVSEAYSVLSNPEKRAEYDKVRQLVGSGAFAGGFPGGGFPPPGGGFPPPGGGGQTFDLSDLLGGLFGQGQPQGGSPFGRQRGAQPSARGRDLETDLTLSFEDAMAGVTTTLRINGNAACSTCGGSGARPGTSPQVCQVCRGTGAIARDQGMFSFSEPCDTCGGSGRVIPDPCPACGGTGVERRSREIRARIPAGVKDGARIRLKGKGEPGPPGGVPGDLFVKVHVTPHEIFDRRDDDLLLRLPVTFAEAALGTRVTVPTLDGPVTLKVPAGTESGRTLRVRDRGVPTRKGGHGDLLVTIDVAVPRKLTRTQRKMLEDFAATDDGDVRAHLDRYMTAS, from the coding sequence GTGAGCCAGCGCGACTACGTCGAGAAGGACTACTACCGTGCGCTCGGCGTCGACGAGAAGGCTGAGCAGGCCGAGATCGCGAAGGCCTACCGCCGGCTCGCGCGCGAGCTGCACCCGGACGCCAACCCGGACAACCCCGACGCCGAGACCCGGTTCAAGGAGGTCAGCGAGGCCTACTCGGTCCTGTCGAACCCCGAGAAGCGCGCCGAGTACGACAAGGTGCGCCAACTCGTCGGCAGCGGCGCCTTCGCCGGCGGCTTCCCGGGGGGCGGCTTCCCGCCCCCGGGTGGCGGCTTCCCGCCCCCGGGTGGCGGTGGGCAGACGTTCGACCTGTCGGACCTGCTGGGCGGCCTGTTCGGGCAGGGGCAGCCGCAGGGCGGCAGCCCGTTCGGCCGGCAGCGCGGGGCGCAGCCCAGCGCCCGCGGACGGGACCTCGAGACCGACCTGACGCTCTCGTTCGAGGACGCGATGGCGGGCGTCACCACGACGTTGCGCATCAACGGCAACGCCGCGTGCTCGACCTGCGGCGGCTCGGGAGCGCGGCCCGGGACCAGCCCCCAGGTCTGCCAGGTGTGCCGTGGCACCGGCGCGATCGCCCGCGACCAGGGAATGTTCAGCTTCTCGGAGCCGTGCGACACGTGCGGGGGCTCCGGTCGTGTGATCCCCGACCCGTGCCCCGCGTGTGGCGGGACCGGCGTCGAGCGTCGATCCCGCGAGATCCGTGCCCGTATCCCAGCAGGCGTCAAGGACGGCGCGAGGATCCGGCTGAAGGGCAAGGGCGAGCCAGGCCCGCCCGGCGGTGTGCCCGGGGACCTGTTCGTCAAGGTCCACGTCACGCCACATGAGATCTTCGACCGACGCGACGACGACCTGCTGCTGCGGTTGCCCGTGACGTTCGCCGAGGCGGCGCTCGGCACCAGGGTGACCGTGCCGACCCTCGATGGCCCGGTCACGCTCAAGGTGCCGGCCGGCACCGAGTCGGGACGCACCCTGCGGGTCCGCGACCGCGGCGTGCCGACGCGCAAGGGCGGGCATGGCGACCTGCTCGTGACGATCGACGTCGCCGTGCCGCGCAAGCTGACGCGCACACAGCGCAAGATGCTCGAGGACTTCGCCGCGACGGACGACGGTGACGTCCGTGCGCACCTCGACAGGTACATGACCGCATCATGA
- a CDS encoding helix-turn-helix transcriptional regulator, protein MTLDAGVYIISVAAELAGVHPQTLRTYERKGLVTPKRTAGGTRRYSERDVSRVQLIQQLTQEEGINLAGVLRILELEDQIERLERQLERSRRETERVREASREALREAHRRASTELVLYRQTQIERLRES, encoded by the coding sequence ATGACCCTCGACGCCGGCGTCTACATCATCTCGGTCGCGGCTGAGCTCGCCGGCGTGCATCCGCAGACGCTGCGGACCTACGAACGGAAGGGCCTGGTGACGCCCAAACGGACCGCGGGCGGCACCCGCCGCTACTCCGAGCGCGACGTGTCGCGCGTGCAGCTGATCCAGCAGCTGACGCAGGAGGAGGGCATCAACCTGGCGGGTGTCCTGCGCATTCTCGAGCTCGAGGACCAGATCGAGCGTCTCGAACGCCAGCTCGAACGCAGCAGGCGCGAGACCGAACGTGTGCGCGAAGCATCGCGCGAGGCTCTTCGCGAGGCGCACCGCCGCGCCTCGACCGAGCTGGTCCTGTACCGGCAGACCCAGATCGAACGGCTCCGGGAGTCCTGA
- a CDS encoding CAP domain-containing protein, protein MRTRTIRMIGFLFGLSLVLTACDAEDLLALLDGGVADQGPAAEAAAGDDVAEDADAAEDSGETTDEGDAAEGKSEDREFQCRRDDVREADKAGTEDAGDDPSAAADGGGAPARASADRDGAKDSDDADTGGDAAGGSGDSQARKPRPAPEEKAPSGGNSGGSSGNLSAIEQDIFDRLNATRREAGIKALTPSAEISRGARSWSCDMAARGNFRHADLRAAGVYGENIAWGQRSAAEVHQGWMNSSGHRDNRMSSRWAEYGVGVCENSNGRLYFTERFR, encoded by the coding sequence ATGCGCACACGCACGATCCGCATGATCGGCTTCCTGTTCGGACTGAGCCTCGTGCTCACGGCGTGTGACGCGGAGGACCTGCTGGCGTTGCTCGACGGCGGCGTGGCGGACCAGGGCCCTGCCGCCGAGGCGGCCGCCGGTGACGATGTTGCGGAGGATGCTGACGCCGCTGAGGACAGCGGCGAGACCACCGATGAGGGCGATGCCGCGGAGGGCAAGTCCGAGGATCGCGAGTTCCAGTGCCGCAGGGACGACGTCAGGGAGGCGGACAAGGCTGGCACCGAGGATGCCGGCGACGACCCGTCCGCCGCCGCCGACGGTGGTGGCGCTCCTGCCAGGGCTTCTGCCGACCGTGACGGTGCGAAGGACAGCGACGACGCCGACACGGGCGGTGACGCGGCGGGGGGCTCCGGCGACAGCCAGGCCAGGAAGCCCAGGCCCGCTCCGGAGGAGAAGGCACCGTCCGGCGGCAACAGCGGTGGCTCGTCGGGGAACCTGTCGGCGATCGAGCAGGACATCTTCGACCGCCTCAACGCGACCCGTCGCGAGGCCGGCATCAAGGCGCTGACGCCGAGCGCCGAGATCTCGCGCGGCGCGCGGTCGTGGTCGTGCGACATGGCAGCCAGGGGCAACTTCCGCCACGCCGACCTCCGTGCGGCCGGCGTGTACGGCGAGAACATCGCGTGGGGCCAGCGCTCCGCCGCCGAGGTGCACCAGGGCTGGATGAACTCGTCCGGGCACCGCGACAACCGGATGAGCTCACGGTGGGCCGAGTACGGCGTCGGCGTCTGCGAGAACAGCAACGGCCGCCTGTACTTCACGGAGCGCTTCCGCTAG
- the aceA gene encoding isocitrate lyase: MDEIAHRSDADALRTEWETDPRWAGIQRDYTAEDVIALRGSVHVEHSLARAGAERLWELLAAYEPVRALGAMTGNQAVQMVKAGLQAIYLSGWQVAGDANLSGNTYPDQSLYPVNSAPMLVRRINSALRRADQIAALEGDTDRYWLAPIVADCEAGFGGALNAYELALGMIEAGAAGLHFEDQLASEKKCGHMGGKVLVPTSQHVRTLAAARLAADVAGVSTLLVARTDAQAATLITSDVDPRDRVFLTGTRTPEGFYDVRNGLEAGIARGLAYAPYADLLWLETSTPELAEARKFADAIHAEFPGKRLAYNCSPSFNWKAQLDDDVIADFQRELGEMGYRFQFVTLAGFHALNASMFELARGYASDHMSAYVALQQHEFELESQGYTATRHQREVGASYFDRIAQTVTGGTASTLAMHGSTEEEQFHAA; the protein is encoded by the coding sequence ATGGACGAGATCGCACACCGTAGCGACGCCGATGCGCTGCGGACAGAGTGGGAGACGGACCCCCGGTGGGCCGGCATCCAGCGTGACTACACCGCAGAAGACGTCATCGCGCTCCGGGGGTCGGTCCACGTAGAGCACAGCCTCGCGCGCGCGGGGGCCGAGCGGCTGTGGGAGCTGCTCGCGGCTTACGAGCCCGTCCGGGCGCTGGGCGCGATGACCGGCAACCAGGCGGTCCAGATGGTCAAGGCCGGGCTGCAGGCGATCTACCTGTCGGGCTGGCAGGTCGCCGGCGACGCCAACCTGTCGGGCAACACCTACCCCGACCAGAGCCTGTATCCCGTGAACAGCGCCCCGATGCTGGTGCGTCGCATCAACTCGGCGCTGCGCCGCGCCGACCAGATCGCCGCGCTCGAGGGCGACACGGACCGCTACTGGCTCGCGCCGATCGTCGCCGACTGCGAGGCGGGCTTCGGCGGGGCCTTGAACGCCTACGAGCTGGCACTGGGCATGATCGAGGCCGGCGCCGCCGGACTGCACTTCGAGGATCAGCTGGCCAGTGAGAAGAAGTGCGGGCACATGGGTGGAAAGGTGCTGGTGCCGACCAGCCAGCACGTCCGGACCCTCGCGGCAGCGCGGCTGGCCGCCGACGTGGCCGGCGTATCGACACTGTTGGTCGCCAGGACCGATGCGCAGGCGGCGACACTCATCACCAGCGACGTCGACCCCCGCGACCGGGTCTTCCTGACAGGCACCCGCACCCCGGAGGGCTTCTACGATGTGCGCAACGGCCTGGAGGCGGGCATCGCCCGGGGACTTGCGTACGCGCCCTACGCGGACCTGCTGTGGCTCGAGACGTCGACCCCGGAGCTGGCCGAGGCGCGCAAGTTCGCCGACGCCATCCATGCCGAGTTCCCGGGCAAGCGCCTCGCGTACAACTGCTCCCCGTCCTTCAACTGGAAAGCGCAGCTCGACGACGACGTCATCGCCGATTTCCAGCGCGAGCTGGGCGAGATGGGCTACCGCTTCCAGTTCGTGACCCTGGCCGGCTTCCACGCGCTGAACGCGTCGATGTTCGAGCTCGCACGCGGGTACGCCTCCGACCACATGTCGGCCTACGTCGCGCTGCAGCAGCACGAGTTCGAGCTGGAGTCGCAGGGCTACACGGCCACGCGCCACCAGCGCGAGGTCGGCGCCAGCTACTTCGACCGGATCGCACAGACCGTCACCGGCGGCACCGCGTCGACGCTGGCCATGCACGGCTCCACCGAGGAGGAGCAGTTCCACGCCGCGTGA
- a CDS encoding helix-turn-helix domain-containing protein has protein sequence MTDLAVTAEYVGSSRLDTLVFGQRLRHVRQERGLTLNELGDLVGRRAPYLSRLENGKREPTLSLIGALADALEVTPADLLDPMPPSRRAELEVALDRAQDDPLYRRLGLNGFPLSRRVDDDVLEHVIALFTELRRVSSVRAQTPEEARKHNAQLRAMMRERDNYFADIEASAREALDAVHYAGDGHLTARIIDDLASHFGFRVTAVPRLPSGLRSLADLRNGRLFVHERERVGTLMSRSIVAQSLGHFALGHGDPASFGEFLQQRVEANYFAGALLVPESSSVPYLQRAKDAHDLCIEDLAEHFFVSYEMAAHRFTNLATRHLGIATHFLRSDAEGVIWKAYENNGVPFPADPDGAIEGQRVCRRWGTRRVFESDQLRTVRHQYTDTPAGTFWCVTVREAGREPEHAVTVGVGFGDAKHFRGRETRERTLSGCPDEPCCREPQPELAGRWDGHARPLASSHSHVLAALPVGAFPGVDMPEVYEFLDTA, from the coding sequence ATGACGGATCTTGCGGTTACCGCTGAGTATGTCGGAAGTTCGCGGCTGGATACCCTCGTCTTCGGCCAGCGCCTCCGTCACGTGCGGCAGGAACGGGGGCTCACGTTGAACGAGCTCGGTGACCTCGTTGGTCGGCGGGCGCCGTACCTGTCCCGGCTCGAGAACGGCAAGCGCGAGCCGACGCTGTCGCTGATCGGTGCGCTCGCGGACGCCCTCGAGGTCACGCCGGCGGACCTGCTGGATCCGATGCCACCGTCCCGGCGTGCCGAGCTCGAGGTCGCGCTGGACCGCGCGCAGGACGACCCGCTGTACCGGCGGCTGGGGCTCAACGGGTTCCCGCTGTCGCGCAGGGTCGACGACGACGTGCTCGAGCACGTCATCGCGCTCTTCACCGAGCTGCGCCGCGTGAGCTCCGTGCGGGCGCAGACGCCCGAGGAGGCGCGCAAGCACAACGCGCAGCTGCGGGCGATGATGCGCGAGCGCGACAACTACTTCGCCGACATCGAGGCCTCGGCACGCGAGGCGCTCGATGCCGTCCACTACGCCGGCGACGGGCACCTGACGGCGCGGATCATCGACGACCTGGCGTCGCACTTCGGCTTCCGCGTCACGGCCGTGCCGCGGCTGCCCAGCGGCCTGCGCTCTCTGGCCGACCTGCGCAACGGGCGGCTGTTCGTCCACGAGCGCGAGCGCGTGGGGACCCTCATGTCACGCTCGATCGTCGCGCAGTCGCTCGGCCACTTCGCACTGGGCCACGGTGATCCCGCGAGCTTCGGCGAGTTCCTTCAGCAGCGCGTGGAGGCCAACTACTTCGCGGGGGCGCTGCTCGTGCCCGAGTCGTCGTCCGTGCCGTACCTGCAGCGGGCCAAGGACGCCCACGACCTGTGCATCGAGGATCTCGCCGAACACTTCTTCGTGTCGTACGAGATGGCGGCGCACCGCTTCACGAACCTCGCCACCCGTCACCTCGGCATCGCCACGCACTTCCTCCGCTCCGACGCGGAGGGCGTGATCTGGAAGGCCTACGAGAACAACGGCGTGCCGTTCCCGGCCGACCCCGACGGTGCGATCGAGGGCCAGCGGGTGTGCCGGCGCTGGGGCACGCGGCGCGTGTTCGAGTCCGACCAGCTGCGGACCGTCCGCCACCAGTACACCGACACGCCGGCGGGGACGTTCTGGTGCGTCACCGTGCGCGAGGCCGGGCGTGAGCCCGAGCACGCCGTCACCGTCGGTGTCGGCTTCGGCGACGCCAAACACTTCCGCGGTCGCGAGACCCGGGAGCGCACACTGTCGGGTTGCCCCGACGAGCCGTGCTGCCGCGAACCCCAGCCGGAGCTCGCCGGTCGCTGGGACGGCCACGCCCGGCCCCTGGCGAGCTCGCACAGTCACGTCCTGGCAGCGCTGCCGGTTGGCGCGTTCCCTGGCGTCGACATGCCCGAGGTCTACGAGTTCCTCGACACCGCCTGA
- a CDS encoding PIG-L family deacetylase, translating into MVAHPDDIECGTSAAIGAWTARGIDVAYLLLTRGEAGMDNSPPERTGPMRVREQLTGSEAVGVAAWSSWTPRRRARVQPRPAT; encoded by the coding sequence GTGGTGGCGCATCCCGACGACATCGAGTGCGGCACGTCTGCCGCGATCGGGGCCTGGACCGCACGGGGCATCGACGTCGCCTACCTGCTGCTGACCCGCGGCGAGGCGGGGATGGACAACAGCCCGCCGGAGCGGACCGGTCCCATGCGCGTAAGGGAGCAGCTCACCGGCTCGGAGGCCGTCGGTGTCGCGGCGTGGAGTTCCTGGACACCCCGACGGCGTGCTCGAGTACAGCCTCGACCTGCGACGTGA
- a CDS encoding threonine--tRNA ligase has translation MFPPMDVGGEQLVLRPSNCPHHLLIYASRQHSYRDLPVRLSELGTMFRYERSGVLGGLSRVRAMTLNDAHVFVAPGQVASEVAEVLGLIRRAYAVLGIDHHRLRLSLCGPQGSYVEAPAMWDRAQHALRATLAADGADWDEAPDEAAFYGPKIDVQVRDAQGHELTLSTVQVDFHLPSVFELSYRAADGGLEQPVVIHRSLISTMERLVAHLIEWYRGRFPVWLAPVQLALLPVDAVHHGVAQAVVAEAAGAGLRAEVVEARHSLGARIRHAHERGVPFAGVIGDREAADGTVSLRRRDGRRLEPMSPAVVVGGLSDLSRRRGKDLELRC, from the coding sequence ATGTTCCCACCGATGGACGTCGGCGGCGAGCAGCTCGTCCTGCGACCCAGCAACTGCCCGCACCACCTGCTGATCTACGCGTCGCGCCAGCACAGCTACCGGGACCTCCCCGTGCGGCTGTCCGAGCTGGGCACGATGTTCCGCTACGAGCGCTCTGGCGTGCTGGGTGGGCTCAGCCGCGTCCGTGCGATGACCCTCAACGACGCGCACGTCTTCGTCGCACCGGGCCAGGTCGCATCGGAGGTCGCCGAGGTCCTCGGGCTGATCCGCCGCGCGTACGCGGTGCTCGGCATCGACCACCATCGGCTGCGCCTGTCGCTGTGCGGACCGCAGGGCAGCTACGTCGAGGCTCCGGCGATGTGGGACCGCGCACAGCATGCCCTGCGGGCGACGCTGGCGGCCGACGGTGCCGACTGGGACGAGGCACCCGACGAGGCCGCCTTCTACGGACCGAAGATCGACGTGCAGGTCCGTGACGCCCAGGGTCACGAGCTGACTCTGTCGACTGTCCAGGTCGACTTCCATCTGCCGAGCGTCTTCGAGCTGTCGTACCGCGCGGCTGACGGGGGACTCGAACAGCCCGTCGTGATCCACCGGTCGCTGATCTCGACCATGGAGCGCCTGGTCGCTCACCTGATCGAGTGGTACCGGGGTCGGTTCCCCGTGTGGCTGGCGCCGGTGCAGCTGGCGTTGCTCCCTGTCGACGCCGTCCACCACGGGGTTGCGCAGGCTGTGGTCGCGGAGGCGGCGGGCGCGGGCCTGCGCGCTGAGGTCGTCGAGGCACGGCACTCGCTGGGTGCGCGGATCCGCCACGCCCACGAGCGCGGCGTCCCGTTCGCCGGAGTCATCGGTGACCGCGAAGCTGCCGATGGCACGGTGAGCCTGCGCCGCCGCGACGGACGGCGACTGGAGCCGATGTCGCCCGCGGTGGTGGTGGGCGGCCTGTCCGACCTCTCGCGTCGCCGCGGCAAGGACCTCGAGCTGCGGTGCTGA
- a CDS encoding FAD-dependent oxidoreductase, translating into MTVDDDASVSRAIARDLRRRYGEHHRIVRAESGLDALDALRELVARGEPIAVLLADHRMPGMKGVEFLERAMDIAPTAKRALLTAYADTGAAIAAINTVDLDNYLLKPWDPPEQQLYPVLDELLDAFAATERPAFEGVRVVGHRWSLPSNEVKEFLASNGVPFEWLDVEGEPARRLLEAARATDDDLPVVVAPSGQVLRAPTTRDLAGEIGLSTSAARPFYDLVIVGGGPAGLGAAVYGASEGLRTLLVERSATGGQAGQSSRIENYLGFPGGINGGELARRASSQALRLEAEILNASKVTGISSRGAAHVVALADGSEVSAQACIVATGVAYRRLPAGGADRFTGRGIYYGAATHEAVNCRDEHVYVVGGANSAGQAAVHFSRYASEVTVLVRGDSLHRGMSQYLIDQIGRVDRITVRACTEVASVDGDGHLESLVLRDSLTGEHDAVETSHLFVFIGASPSTDWLGDGVVRDERGFVLTGPDLMRDGRPPAGWTPEREPYYLETSAPGVFAAGDVRHQSVKRVASAVGEGAMAVTLVHRYLEGSS; encoded by the coding sequence ATGACCGTGGACGACGACGCGAGCGTGTCTCGGGCCATCGCGCGGGATCTGCGCCGCCGCTACGGCGAGCACCACCGCATCGTGCGCGCCGAGTCCGGGCTCGACGCCCTCGACGCGCTGCGCGAGCTCGTGGCCCGGGGTGAGCCGATCGCCGTCCTGCTGGCCGACCACCGCATGCCGGGCATGAAAGGCGTCGAGTTCCTCGAGCGGGCGATGGACATCGCGCCGACCGCCAAGCGTGCCCTGTTGACGGCCTACGCCGACACCGGCGCGGCCATCGCAGCGATCAACACGGTCGACCTCGACAACTACCTGCTCAAGCCGTGGGACCCGCCCGAGCAGCAGCTGTATCCGGTGCTCGACGAGCTGCTCGATGCGTTCGCGGCGACGGAGCGGCCGGCGTTCGAGGGCGTGCGGGTCGTCGGTCACCGCTGGTCGTTGCCGTCCAACGAGGTCAAGGAGTTCCTCGCCAGCAACGGCGTGCCGTTCGAGTGGCTGGACGTCGAAGGCGAGCCGGCGCGGCGGCTGCTCGAGGCGGCGCGGGCGACCGACGACGATCTGCCCGTCGTCGTCGCGCCGAGCGGTCAGGTGCTGCGGGCGCCGACGACGCGCGACCTGGCCGGCGAGATCGGCCTGTCGACGTCGGCCGCCCGTCCGTTCTATGACCTCGTGATCGTCGGCGGCGGACCGGCTGGCCTCGGCGCTGCGGTCTACGGTGCGTCGGAGGGCCTGCGCACGCTGCTTGTCGAACGCTCCGCCACCGGCGGGCAGGCGGGCCAGAGCTCGCGCATCGAGAACTACCTCGGATTCCCGGGCGGCATCAACGGCGGCGAGCTGGCGCGGCGGGCCAGCAGCCAGGCGCTGCGGCTCGAGGCCGAGATCCTCAACGCCAGCAAGGTCACCGGCATCTCGTCGCGTGGCGCGGCGCACGTCGTGGCGCTGGCCGACGGCTCGGAGGTGTCGGCGCAGGCGTGCATCGTGGCCACGGGCGTCGCCTACCGGCGCCTGCCGGCGGGCGGCGCCGACCGCTTCACGGGTCGCGGCATCTACTACGGCGCGGCCACCCACGAGGCCGTCAACTGCAGGGACGAGCACGTGTACGTCGTGGGCGGCGCGAACTCGGCGGGTCAGGCGGCGGTCCACTTCAGCAGGTATGCATCGGAGGTCACCGTGCTGGTCCGCGGCGACTCGCTGCACCGCGGCATGTCGCAGTACCTGATCGACCAGATCGGCCGCGTCGACCGCATCACCGTGCGGGCCTGCACCGAGGTCGCCAGCGTGGACGGCGACGGCCACCTCGAGTCGCTCGTGCTGCGCGACTCGTTGACCGGCGAGCACGACGCCGTCGAGACGAGCCACCTGTTCGTCTTCATCGGCGCGTCGCCGAGCACCGACTGGCTGGGCGATGGTGTCGTGCGCGACGAGCGTGGGTTCGTGCTCACCGGTCCCGACCTGATGCGCGACGGCAGGCCGCCCGCGGGGTGGACGCCCGAGCGCGAGCCCTACTACCTGGAGACCAGCGCGCCGGGTGTGTTCGCCGCGGGTGACGTGCGCCACCAGTCGGTCAAGCGGGTGGCGTCGGCGGTCGGCGAGGGTGCGATGGCGGTGACGCTGGTGCACCGCTACCTGGAGGGATCGTCGTGA